The Erythrobacter sp. SDW2 region CATCAGGATACGCGGAGTTTGGCCCAGCACGCGCTCGAACGCGGCGAGGTCCTCGCCGCGGAACTGGATCATCTCGGGCGAGGGCGGTAAGCTCAGGACAAGCCCGATCAAGGCCGCCGAGAGCGCCAGCGGCAGGAAACCGATCCAGACCAGCTTGTTGGCAGTGGCCTTGCCGTAGAGCTGGGCGATGGTGCTGGAGATTACCACCAGCAGCAGGAACGGGAAAATTCCCGCTTCCACGGCCAGCGGGCTTGGCCATAGCTGTACCTGCTTATAAGCGACCACGCCTGCCAGCACAGTCATCCCGCCGTAGAGCACGAGATAGGTAAAAAGGCCGACGGGGAGGCGGGGTGCGGCACTGGCTTGCGGCGCGGCGGCGGTGGTCTGTTCCATTGCGGAGGCATAGGCGAGACAAGGGCCCCAAGGGAAGAGTCTGCCACCCGGCCGCGGCGTAGTTTCCCACGGCTGGACATTCGTGCCCCGTCCCTGCGATTGACTGTCAAGCGCCGAGCGGCGAAGGGGGCAAAGTTCTTCTTCGTTACGAAAGAAACTGCATGCCGCCCTTCGTGACCAGCATCCTCGGTATTCTTGCCATCCTCGGCCTCGCCTTCCTGCTGTCGAGCGGCAAGAAGCGGATCAAGCTGCGGATCGTTGGGGCAGCGTTTGCCCTGCAGGCGCTGATGGCGTTCCTGGTGCTGGGCACCAGCGGCGGACGGCGGGTGATCCAGGGTATGGCCGATGGTGTCGCCGCGCTGCTGAGCTATGCCAACAAGGGAACGGAGTTCCTGTTCGGGGCCGACAATCCGCTCGCCAACACCTTCGCGCTGGGCGCGCTGCCCGTGATCGTGTTCTTCGCCGCGCTGGTCTCGATCCTCTATTACCTCGGCATCATGCAGCGGGTGGTGCGCTGGGTCGGTGGCGCGATCGGCTGGGTTACCGGGATCAGCCAGGTCGAATCACTCGGCGCGGCGGCGAACATCTTCGTCGGCCAGTCGGAAAGCCCGTTGGTGGTGCGGCCTTATCTCGCCGCACTCAGCCCAAGTCGTCTCTTCACATTGATGGCGGTCGGCATGGCCGGGGTCGCCGGGACAATCCTTGCTGCGTATGCCGGGCTACTGGGCGAGGAATACCTGCCCTACCTGCTCGCCGCCGCCTTCATGTCGGCCCCGGGCGGGATCCTGATGGCCAAGATCATCATGCCCGACGAGGACGGCGGCACGCCCGAGGCGGAAGGCAACATCACGCTCCCCGCCGCGCGCATCAGCGGCGACGGACCGGCGGCGATCACCGAGGGTGACAAGCCGCACGAGGTCGCCGTGGCCGAGACTTTCGAGGAAGGGCACCGCCCCGCCAACATCATCGAGGCGGCCGCGCAAGGGGCACAGACCGGCGTCAAGCTGGCCGTTGCCGTCGGAGCCATGGTGCTTGCCTTTGTGGCACTGGTGGCGCTTGCGAACGGCCTGCTGGGTGCAGTTGGCGGTCTGTTCGGATTGCCCGATCTCAGCTTCCAGCAGATCCTGGGCTACGTCTTTGCCCCGGTCATGTTCCTGATCGGCATTCCCTGGGCAGAGGCGGGCACCGCCGGGGGGCTGTTCGGAACCAAGATCGTGCTCAACGAATTCGTCGCCTTCATCGAGCTGGGCCAGCTGGAGACGCTTTCTGAACGCAGCCGCGCCATCATCACCTTTGCGCTATGCGGCTTCGCCAATTTCAGCTCGATCGCGATCCAGATGGCAGTCACCGGCGGGCTTGCGCCCAATCAAAGACCGGTTATTGCCAAGCTCGGTATCAAGGCCCTTGCCGCCGGCTCGCTCGCCAATTTGATGAGCGCAGCACTGGCGGGTCTGTTCCTCCCCTATTAAGTAGACGCCATGCCAACTATCGCTTCCGTTTCGCTTGACCAGCCGCTCGAGAGTATCGCCGACGAGCTGGGCCATTCCTTCGCTGAATTCGGCTTCGCGGTGATCCGCGACCATGGCATTCCGCAAGAGCTGATCGACCGTGCCGAGGAAATGTCCAAGGCCTTCTTCGCGCTGCCTGACGAAACCAAGCTGCAGTACAAGATCCCCGGCGGCGGCGGTGCGCGCGGCTATACGCCGTTCGGGACCGAGAAGGCCAAGGATGCCAAGGTCCATGATCTGAAGGAATTCTGGCATGTCGGCCGTTCGCTGCCGGAAGGCCACCCGCTGGCCGAATTCATGGCGCCCAATGTGTGGCCGCACGAGGTCGAGGGTTTCGAACAAACCTTCGAGGCACTCTATGCAGCATTCGAAAAGGCCGGCCTGCGCGTACTGGAGGCAATCGCCATCCATCTCGGGCTGGATCGCAACTACTTCGAAGACACCGTCAAGGACGGCAATTCGGTGATGCGGCTGCTGCGCTATCCCCCGCTCGAAGGCAAGGAAGCCGAAGGCGCGATCCGCGCCGCAGCCCATGGCGATATCAACACCATCACGCTGTTGCTGGGTGCGGAGGAAGCCGGGCTGGAACTGCTGACCAAACAAGGCGAATGGCTTGCCGTGAACCCGCCGCCGGGCGCGCTGGCGGTCAATATCGGCGACATGCTCGACCGGCTGACCAACGGCAAGCTGCGTTCGACCACCCACCGCGTCGTTAACCCGCGCGGCGAGGCGGCCTACCGGGCGCGTTACTCGATGCCGTTCTTCCTGCATTTCCGGCCCGACTTCATGATCGAGCCGCTGGCGTCATGCCCCGAGTCCGTCACCGGCAACGTGCCGCAGCCGCCGATTTCGTCGCACGAGTTCCTGCTCCAGCGCCTGCGCGAGATCAATTTGGCCTGAGAACTGTGCCGGAGCTGCCGGGGGAGTCAGAATCTCTGATTGTGTTGCATTGCAGCAACATACGTAAGTCCCTGCAAATCCGAAGATTTCCAAGAGAATCGGCCTACTGTGGCAGGTGGATAAATCCGTGCCATGCCACTGTAACAATTCACCTCTCTGGGCCATAGGCGAGTACCGGCCTGGGTTCCGGCTCACCAGATTCGATTCAATCGTTCGTCCACGAGCTCTCCAAAAGGGGTAGTCCATGAAGCTCAAATATCTCCTCGCCGCCACCGCTGCGAGCATCACCACCGCTGTCGTGCTTCCGGCACCGCTCGCGGCTCAGCAGATCACTTCGGGTATCGAAGGTACCGTCACCGATGACAGCGGCGCTCCGCTGGCCGGGGCAACCGTTGTCATTACCGACACCCGCACCGGCACCTCGCGTACGCTGACCACCGGCGCCGAAGGCCAGTTCCGCGTCGACAGCCTGGTCACCGGCGGCCCCTACACCGTCACCGCCAATTCGGGCGGCTTCCAGGGCCAGACCATCGAAGAAGTCTACATCAACCTTCAGGGTAACTCGCAGCTGACCTTCGCGCTTTCGAGCGGTTCGGACGTCATCGTCGTTACCGGCGAGCGCGTCTCGCTGAGCCAGCAAGCGATCGGCCCGGGTCAGTCGTTCGGCACCGAGACCATCGAGGCCTTCCCCTCGATCAGCCGCGACGTTCGCGACATCATCCGGATCGATCCGCGCGTTAGCCTCGACCGCTCGAACGAAGTCGATCGCGTCAGCTGCCTCGGCGGCAACGACCGCTCGAACGCCTTCACTGTCGACGGTATCGCCCAGTCCGACCTGTTCGGCCTCAACGGCACCCCGTTCGCCAGCCGCAACTCGCTGCCGCTCCCCTATGACGCGATCCGCGAAACCTCGGTCGAGTTCGCACCGTTCGACGTCCAGTACGGCCAGTTCACCGGCTGCGCGATCAACGTCGTGACAAAGTCGGGTCGCAACGAATTCTTCGGCTCGGCCTTCTACACCTACGCCTCGGATAGCCTGCAGGGCGACACCGCCAAGGGCGTCGACTTCTCGGCTTCGCCTTACAAGGAAAAGCGCTGGGGCGCGACGCTGGGCGGCCCGATCCTCAAGGATCGCCTGTTCTTCTTCCTCGGCTATGAAAAGACCGACCTCGCTGACAGCCAGGAAGACGGTCCGGCCGGCCTTGGCTACCCGAACGAACTCGACTTCGTGACCGAGGCACAGTTCGACCAGTTCTCGCAGATCCTGTCGCAGACCTATGGCTTCGAAACCGGTGGCCTTGCTACCAACCTGCCGGAATCGAGCGAACGTTTCTTTGGCCGCCTCGATGCCTACATCACTGAAGATCACCGCCTTGAAGCGACCTATCAGAAGCTCAAGGAAACCAATGTCGAGGGTGACGATTTTTCGGTTTCGAGCCGTGTTCTGACCGGTTTCAACAGCTTCGAGGACGAAGGTACGGACAGCGATTATTACTCGCTGCGCCTCTATTCGGACTGGTCGTCGGACTTCTCGACCGAACTGCGTATCAGTCGCGCCGAAGTGCAGGACGTCCAGGGCCCTGTCGGCGGCGGTGAAGCTCAGTCGGACAACCCGATGCCGCGCTTCGTCGTCGGTGTGGAGAACAACGGCATCGCCGGCTCGATTGTTGCCGGTCCGGGCTTCTCGCGGACGTCGAACGACCTCAAGACCACGGTCACCCAGGTCAAGGCACTCGGTCGCTGGAACAAGGACGACCACACGATCACATTCGGTGGCGAGTTCAACCAGCTCAAGGTTTTCAACCTCTTTGCGCAGAACTCGACGGGTACGCTGACCTTCGACAACCTGGCTGACTTTGCTGCAGGGCTGATTTCGACTGGCACCAACACCTTCCCCAGCGGTGACCAGATCGTGGCCGGCCAATCGGCTGGTGCCTACGGCAACTTCACCGCAACCGGCGACATCAACGATGCCGCTGCCCGTTGGAAGCGCAACACCTTTGCCATGTATGTCCAGGACGACTGGCAGATGACGGACCAGTTGAACGTGATCGGCGGGGTCCGTGTCGAGTGGCTTTCGGGCGATGCCCCGACGCCGAACGCGAACTTCTTCGACCGTTACGGTTTCACCAACGCCAACAGCTTCGGCAAGATCGATCCGGTGGTGCTCCCGCGCTTCGGCTTCACTTACGAGATCTATAACGAAGGGTTCTTCAGCAACACCCAGATCAAGGGCGGCGTCGGTCGTTTCACCGGTGGTGACCCGGCGGTGTACTTCTCCAACGCCTTCTCGAACAACGGTTTTGCAGTCGGCTTTGGCCAGACCGGCTCGGGCGGCTGCTTCACCGGCGGTGCGCAGGCTGATGTGGTTGTCAACGGCCAGTTCACCGGCATCCCGCAATGCGTGCTCGCCAATGCAGCGACGCAGTCGGCACGCGGCCTGGCTGACACCCAGTCGACCGATCCGAACTTTAAGATGCCGACCGTGTGGCGCGCCAACCTGGGCGTTTCCAGCATCATCGGGACCGAAAGCGGCTTCTTCAGCGACTGGCGCCTGAGTGCCGATTTCATCTACTCGCGGTTCGTGAACCCGGTGGACTTCGTCGACCTGTCACAGGTTGCCACCGGCACCACGGTTGATGGCCGACCGATCTATCGGGCCATCGACCCGACGGCCGCTGGCTGTAATGCCACGCTCCTCAACGAAGGTGGCCGACCGCCGGTCTATTCGGGAATCAGCGCCGCCTGCTTCAACACCAGCCGCGACGACGAAATCCAGCTGACCAACGGTGCCAGCTACGAAAGCAAGATCGCTTCGGTCCTGCTGTCGAAGAACTGGCGCAGCGGCATTTTCACCGACGGTGGCCGGATCAACTTCAACCTCGGCTACGCCTACACGGACTCCGAGAACAACCGTAACAACAACAGCTCGACCGCGACCTCCAGCTTCGACATCGTCGCCGCTGCCGATCGCCAGGCTGTCGATGTTGCGCGGAGCGAGTATTCGTCGACCCACAACATCACGCTGGGCCTGAACGTTCGCGAGCAGTTCTTCGGCGACAACGACACCAGCTTCGGCTTCGTGTTCGTAGCGCGTTCGGGTCGTCCTTACTCGATCGTGTGGGACAACGCTCCGTCGGCAGTGCTGAACGACAGCGCCAGCGGCGACTTCAACTCGCTGATGTACATCCCGAACGGGGTGGGCGATCCGAACGTTGTCATCACCAACGCGGCTTTTGCCACTGCCCTGGATAACTTCATCTCGAGCAACAAGTGCATCGCCAAGTATCGTGGCCAGACGATCCCGCGCAACTCGTGCGAGAACCCGTGGTTCTATGACCTCGACCTGCGCTTCAGCCAGGAAATCCCGGGTCCGATGAGCGCGTTCGGCCTGAAGGATGACAAGCTCAAGCTGTTCGTCGACTTCGACAACTTCCTGAACTTCATCGACAGCGATGCAAACGTGTTCAAGCGCTTCGGCTATACTGAAGCTCTGGTACGCGCGAGCGTCGATGGTCAGGGCCGCTATGTCTACACCCCGATCAACGGGCAGTATGATGCGACCGCCGGCACCGTCAGCCTGCGTGAGGCGCTGGTCCAGAGCTCTTCCTCGCTGTGGAAGATCCAGCTGGGCGTGAGCTACGACTTCTAGTCCCGGTTCACCGGTAACGGACACCAGAGCGGCGGCTTCCCCGGTGGAGGCCGCCGCTTTTCTTTGTCGCGGCGTTGCGCGATAAGGCGGCGATGGAAAGCGCTCCGCCGCAAGGCACCAGCTATACGACCAGCAAACGCAGGCCGAGCGTGCCGGTCATCATCGGCATTGTGATCCTGCACATTGCGATATTCTACGGACTGCTGCGGGCGTTTGCGCCCGGTGTCGTCACGCAGATCGAGAACACCGTGCTCTCGGCAGTGACAGTCACAGTGACGACGCCGCCCGAACAAATGCCGACTGCCCCCGACGAAGCCGGTGCAGCAGGCAATCCGGGCAAGGAGGCGACACCCAAGCCGACCACCGCTCCGACGCCCAAGGTCCCGGTCAAACGCGACAAGCCGCAGCCCAAGGCGACCTCCACCGGCACTGATACGCGCTCAGGAGCCACGCAGGGCGGCGACGGGACCGGGGCTGCGGGATCGGGCGACGGCACGGGCGCGGGCGGCACGGGCAGCGGGCGCGGCGGCGGGATCGCGGTCAAGCCTTCGGTCCGCTCGGGCCAGATCGACCAGGCGCGCGATTTCCCGGTGCCGGAGGGCGGGCGGCAGACTCGTTTCGGCAAATCGGTGGTCGTGGTGTTCACCGTTACTACCGATGGCCGCGCGACCGGCTGCTCGGTTGCGCGCAGCAGCGCCGATGCCGAGGCGACTGCCCGGGTGTGCCCGCTGGTGATGGAGAAAATCCGCTTCAACCCGGCGCGAACGACCGATGGGACACCAGTCGAGGCGCGCTATGGCTATGAGGTGAAGTTCAACCAGCGGGACTGACTGAAGTTGCTCAATCCTTCGCCAGCAGTTTCTGGCCCTGCTGCTGCATCGCGCCGGAAATGACCGGTTCCATGAACGACAGCATGGCGGGCAAGGCGATCTCCACCACCAGCTGGTGATCCTCGATATCGACGGTGCCGCGCAGGGTCTGGCCCATTGCCTTGATGGTCAGTCCCATGCGGTCCTCGCTCGGCCAGTCGGTCAGCACTTCCGCCATCGGGCCGGGAATATGCTCGACCATCTTGTGCGCATTGTCGCGCAGGCGGCGGCGGGCTTCCTCGCGCGGGAGCTCGTGCGGGATCGGGACGCGCATCAGCCGGCCGTCTTCTGCTGGTCGAGGCTGAAGTCGGGCAGGGGGACACCGCTGCCCTCCTCCATTCCTTCGCCGTATTTGTAGTCGAGGTAGCGATGCTTGATCGCGAGGTCATCGAGCGAGCCCTGTGCCAGCTGGCGTGTGACGCTGTCGATCTCGCGGCTGATCTTGCCGAGGCCGGCCACAAGCTGCTCGTCCGGCGTCGCTCCGGCGCGCTGCTCGGTCCGCAGATGTGTGGGAATGGCGCGATAGCTGTCGATCATCTCGGGCAGGGTTTCGCCAACCAGCTGGCGGATTTCGCGCATCGCCTCGTGGTCGGCGGGAACCTTCTCGAGCTGGAGGCCGAGCGCGTCGAGCTGCACGCCCATGTCCTCGACCAAC contains the following coding sequences:
- a CDS encoding queuosine precursor transporter; translated protein: MEQTTAAAPQASAAPRLPVGLFTYLVLYGGMTVLAGVVAYKQVQLWPSPLAVEAGIFPFLLLVVISSTIAQLYGKATANKLVWIGFLPLALSAALIGLVLSLPPSPEMIQFRGEDLAAFERVLGQTPRILMAGPAAYITSLLLNIWIFSKLAGKAGPDGSTASLMIRGAVASALSQAIDSVIFVTLAFYGEFDITNLLIGQVLAKVTLSFVLVPFLITGGVLGAKWLDRRFR
- a CDS encoding NupC/NupG family nucleoside CNT transporter produces the protein MPPFVTSILGILAILGLAFLLSSGKKRIKLRIVGAAFALQALMAFLVLGTSGGRRVIQGMADGVAALLSYANKGTEFLFGADNPLANTFALGALPVIVFFAALVSILYYLGIMQRVVRWVGGAIGWVTGISQVESLGAAANIFVGQSESPLVVRPYLAALSPSRLFTLMAVGMAGVAGTILAAYAGLLGEEYLPYLLAAAFMSAPGGILMAKIIMPDEDGGTPEAEGNITLPAARISGDGPAAITEGDKPHEVAVAETFEEGHRPANIIEAAAQGAQTGVKLAVAVGAMVLAFVALVALANGLLGAVGGLFGLPDLSFQQILGYVFAPVMFLIGIPWAEAGTAGGLFGTKIVLNEFVAFIELGQLETLSERSRAIITFALCGFANFSSIAIQMAVTGGLAPNQRPVIAKLGIKALAAGSLANLMSAALAGLFLPY
- a CDS encoding isopenicillin N synthase family oxygenase encodes the protein MPTIASVSLDQPLESIADELGHSFAEFGFAVIRDHGIPQELIDRAEEMSKAFFALPDETKLQYKIPGGGGARGYTPFGTEKAKDAKVHDLKEFWHVGRSLPEGHPLAEFMAPNVWPHEVEGFEQTFEALYAAFEKAGLRVLEAIAIHLGLDRNYFEDTVKDGNSVMRLLRYPPLEGKEAEGAIRAAAHGDINTITLLLGAEEAGLELLTKQGEWLAVNPPPGALAVNIGDMLDRLTNGKLRSTTHRVVNPRGEAAYRARYSMPFFLHFRPDFMIEPLASCPESVTGNVPQPPISSHEFLLQRLREINLA
- a CDS encoding TonB-dependent receptor, whose product is MKLKYLLAATAASITTAVVLPAPLAAQQITSGIEGTVTDDSGAPLAGATVVITDTRTGTSRTLTTGAEGQFRVDSLVTGGPYTVTANSGGFQGQTIEEVYINLQGNSQLTFALSSGSDVIVVTGERVSLSQQAIGPGQSFGTETIEAFPSISRDVRDIIRIDPRVSLDRSNEVDRVSCLGGNDRSNAFTVDGIAQSDLFGLNGTPFASRNSLPLPYDAIRETSVEFAPFDVQYGQFTGCAINVVTKSGRNEFFGSAFYTYASDSLQGDTAKGVDFSASPYKEKRWGATLGGPILKDRLFFFLGYEKTDLADSQEDGPAGLGYPNELDFVTEAQFDQFSQILSQTYGFETGGLATNLPESSERFFGRLDAYITEDHRLEATYQKLKETNVEGDDFSVSSRVLTGFNSFEDEGTDSDYYSLRLYSDWSSDFSTELRISRAEVQDVQGPVGGGEAQSDNPMPRFVVGVENNGIAGSIVAGPGFSRTSNDLKTTVTQVKALGRWNKDDHTITFGGEFNQLKVFNLFAQNSTGTLTFDNLADFAAGLISTGTNTFPSGDQIVAGQSAGAYGNFTATGDINDAAARWKRNTFAMYVQDDWQMTDQLNVIGGVRVEWLSGDAPTPNANFFDRYGFTNANSFGKIDPVVLPRFGFTYEIYNEGFFSNTQIKGGVGRFTGGDPAVYFSNAFSNNGFAVGFGQTGSGGCFTGGAQADVVVNGQFTGIPQCVLANAATQSARGLADTQSTDPNFKMPTVWRANLGVSSIIGTESGFFSDWRLSADFIYSRFVNPVDFVDLSQVATGTTVDGRPIYRAIDPTAAGCNATLLNEGGRPPVYSGISAACFNTSRDDEIQLTNGASYESKIASVLLSKNWRSGIFTDGGRINFNLGYAYTDSENNRNNNSSTATSSFDIVAAADRQAVDVARSEYSSTHNITLGLNVREQFFGDNDTSFGFVFVARSGRPYSIVWDNAPSAVLNDSASGDFNSLMYIPNGVGDPNVVITNAAFATALDNFISSNKCIAKYRGQTIPRNSCENPWFYDLDLRFSQEIPGPMSAFGLKDDKLKLFVDFDNFLNFIDSDANVFKRFGYTEALVRASVDGQGRYVYTPINGQYDATAGTVSLREALVQSSSSLWKIQLGVSYDF
- a CDS encoding energy transducer TonB, whose translation is MESAPPQGTSYTTSKRRPSVPVIIGIVILHIAIFYGLLRAFAPGVVTQIENTVLSAVTVTVTTPPEQMPTAPDEAGAAGNPGKEATPKPTTAPTPKVPVKRDKPQPKATSTGTDTRSGATQGGDGTGAAGSGDGTGAGGTGSGRGGGIAVKPSVRSGQIDQARDFPVPEGGRQTRFGKSVVVVFTVTTDGRATGCSVARSSADAEATARVCPLVMEKIRFNPARTTDGTPVEARYGYEVKFNQRD
- a CDS encoding polyhydroxyalkanoic acid system family protein, encoding MRVPIPHELPREEARRRLRDNAHKMVEHIPGPMAEVLTDWPSEDRMGLTIKAMGQTLRGTVDIEDHQLVVEIALPAMLSFMEPVISGAMQQQGQKLLAKD